The Prochlorococcus marinus str. MIT 1214 sequence CTATGAATATTCCAAATTCCCATCTAAGTAGATATCCAAAAAAGGCTCCTATAAATATTGAAAACAATAAGCCCCCAATAACACCCTCAATAGTTTTAGAGGGTGAGATTGGGGATAATGAGTGATTGCCAAACTTCTTACCGACAAAATAAGATCCTATATCAAATCCAACGATCATAAAACATGTAGAAAAAGTTATTAGCATTCCAAAAGTAATAGATGACGACCAATTAGCGGGAATCAAATTGACATTATTTGTTAGATCAGTCTCCAAAAGATTTCTTAACTTAATCCAATGACTTGGCAAGAAGCCTAAATAAAATAATCCAAAGATTGATGCTGCCACATCGGCAATAGAACCAGTAACAGGTTGCAGCAATAACCAACCACAAATAGCTGCCCCTGATAATGGCAAAATAGCATCAGATATTTCAATAGAGATATATCCAAGAGAAGATAATTGCGTAAAAAAAAGTAATATCTGACATGCCAATAATGTTGTCTTAGTAGCTGGTCTTATACCAGTAAATTCTGCCATCCTAAAGAACTCTAGAAGAGCCAAATGAA is a genomic window containing:
- a CDS encoding phosphatidate cytidylyltransferase, producing MFLAVSKKRLLSGLLIGAFGFLIVSLGNWWFAIAISLIVHLALLEFFRMAEFTGIRPATKTTLLACQILLFFTQLSSLGYISIEISDAILPLSGAAICGWLLLQPVTGSIADVAASIFGLFYLGFLPSHWIKLRNLLETDLTNNVNLIPANWSSSITFGMLITFSTCFMIVGFDIGSYFVGKKFGNHSLSPISPSKTIEGVIGGLLFSIFIGAFFGYLLRWEFGIFIGIFIGILVALFSLVGDLTESMLKRNAGLKDSGNFLPGHGGILDRIDSYLFTPAIVFYIVILLSPLIMS